The following coding sequences lie in one Vicia villosa cultivar HV-30 ecotype Madison, WI unplaced genomic scaffold, Vvil1.0 ctg.002425F_1_1, whole genome shotgun sequence genomic window:
- the LOC131638790 gene encoding putative cytochrome c biosynthesis ccmC-like mitochondrial protein — MSLSLSLLQPSFLMSKTRSCALILIGSRLFLTAMAIHLSLRVAPLDLQQGGNSRILYVHVPAARMSILVYIATAINTFLFLLTKHPLFLRFSGTGTEMGAFFTLFTLVTGGFQGRPMWGTFWVWDACLTSVFISFLIYLGALRFQKLPVEPAPISIRAGPIDIPIIKSSVNWWNTLHQPGSISRSGTSIHVPMPIPILSNFANFPLSTRILFVLETRLPILSFPESPLRYEIEAREGIEKPSLLPSSN; from the coding sequence ATGTCCCTTTCGTTATCGTTATTACAACCTTCTTTTTTGATGTCAAAGACCAGAAGCTGTGCGCTAATTCTCATTGGATCTCGGTTGTTCTTAACAGCGATGGCTATTCATTTAAGTCTTCGGGTAGCACCATTAGATCTTCAACAAGGTGGAAATTCTCGTATTCTTTATGTACATGTTCCTGCGGCTCGGATGAGTATTCTTGTTTATATCGCTACGGCTATAAACACTTTCTTATTCCTATTAACAAAACATCCCCTTTTTCTTCGCTTTTCCGGAACCGGTACAGAAATGGGTGCTTTTTTTACGTTGTTTACCTTAGTTACTGGGGGGTTTCAGGGAAGACCTATGTGGGGCACCTTTTGGGTGTGGGATGCTTGTTTAACCTCTGTATTCATCTCGTTTCTGATTTACCTGGGTGCACTGCGTTTTCAAAAGCTTCCTGTCGAACCGGCTCCTATTTCAATCCGTGCTGGACCGATCGATATACCAATAATAAAGTCTTCAGTCAACTGGTGGAATACTTTGCATCAACCTGGGAGCATTAGCCGATCTGGTACATCAATACATGTTCCTATGCCCATTCCAATCTTGTCTAACTTTGCTAACTTCCCCCTCTCAACCCGTATCTTGTTTGTTCTGGAAACACGTCTTCCTATTCTATCTTTTCCCGAATCTCCTTTAAGGTATGAAATAGAAGCTCGAGAAGGAATAGAAAAACCTAGTTTACTTCCCAGCTCAAACTGA